Proteins from a genomic interval of Geoalkalibacter sp.:
- a CDS encoding DUF4212 domain-containing protein: MDKSGQAYWFAVLKLLAIILGIWFFVAYGLGIIFASSLNNIHLGGYPLGFWFAHQGSMYIFIALIFIYAKLMGQLDKKFDVHEQ; this comes from the coding sequence ATGGACAAAAGTGGACAAGCTTACTGGTTTGCGGTGTTGAAGCTGTTGGCCATCATTCTCGGCATCTGGTTTTTCGTTGCCTACGGTTTGGGCATCATCTTCGCCTCATCCCTCAACAACATCCATTTGGGTGGCTATCCCCTGGGCTTCTGGTTTGCCCACCAGGGGTCCATGTATATTTTCATTGCCCTAATCTTCATCTACGCAAAACTGATGGGGCAGCTCGACAAAAAATTCGACGTTCACGAGCAA